The following is a genomic window from Verrucosispora sp. WMMD573.
ACCACGGTCAGTGCGCTGCTCAGCGTGCTGGTCAACGCGGTACTGGCCACGCTGCTGCTGGTCGCGGTCCCTCGGGTGCGGATGAGCCGGTCCCGGCTGCGGCCCGTGGTGCTGATCGTCGCGGTCGGCATCACCCTGCTCAACACCGTCGGCCGGTTCTGGGTGGGCCGGGTAGAACACAACCCCGCGTACACGGTGGTGGCCACCGCCGTCGGGCTGCTGGTCTATCTCTACCTGCTCAATCAGCTGGTGCTCTTCGGCGCCGCGCTGGCGGCGACGAGCCGGCGCGGGCGGACGGTGGACCTGGCCGGTCGACGTCCGCCGGTCGACCTTGACGTGGACACCGATCCCGGCACACCCGGCGGGGCGGGCTGAGCCGCTGATCCGGCCGGCTGAACGTTCCGCCGAACCCACCCCCACCTGCCCGGACACCGACGATGATGGGGATTGTGGGGGCACTCGTGACGTTGGACCTGCCGGCCGACTCGCCGATGCTGGAGCTGCCGTGGATCATCACGTTCGGTCCGCTCAGTGACGCCGACGAGTGGGAGCCGGTGGTGTGCGGCCCGTACGAGCGCCCGCACGCGCTGGCGTTGGCCGAGGCGGTGGTCGCCGAGGAGCAGCTGATGGCGGTGGTGGAACCGCTGGTGCCGGCGGTGTCGATGGAGCAGATCCGGGGCGAGATCGCCGCCGCGCAACTTGCCGCGCAGGACGAGGTGGCGCGGGTGGACCAGGCCGACCTCTACGGCGACTACGAGGACACCATCGACCAGGAGGAGTTGGAGGCGGCCGAGCACGACCGGGCCGCCGGCCCGCTGCCGGCGCCGGACGTGGCGGAACTGCGTGCCGGGTTCGCCCGGATCGCGGCCCAGCTCACCAGCGGCTGAACCGGTCGACCGGTGGCCGAGACACAGGTGCCGGTGCCCCGGGGGGGATCGCCCCGAGGACACCGGCACCGTCGCACCCCCCACCACAAGGGGTCGTGCCCAGCCGCCCGGCGGCGCGGAGCACGCCGGACGGCCGAGTCGATGGCGGCTACCCGTTGGAGCGCCGCTCGAACCAGACCGCCGCGTCGACCGGCAGCAGGTGGCCGCCGTCGCGTTCGGTGAGTGTCGCGCTGGCGACGAGCGGCGTGCCGTATCCGTCGATCACCGCCGCCGCGTCGCTGATGTTGACCACGCAGGTCAGCGCGGTGTCGCCGGCCCGGCGCTGGAAGGCGAGCAAGCCGGGGCCGGTCTCCAGCCAGGTGATGCCGTCGAGGCCGGCCAGAGCCGGGTGGGTGTGACGGATCCGCAGCGCCGCGCGGTACAGCTCCAGCGTGGCAGTGGGGTCGCCGGTCTGCGCGGCCACCGAGAGGGCACGCCAGGTCGTCGGGGCTGGTAGCCAGCTCAGTTCGCTGCCGGCGGGCCCGAAGCCGTACGGCGCCAGTTCGCCGCTCCACGGGATCGGCACCCGGCAGCCGTCCCGGCTCTCGCCGGTGCGCAGGAAGGCCGGATCCTGACGAAGCTCGTCGGGCAGGTCGAGTACCTCGGGCAGGCCCAGTTCCTCACCCTGGTAGAGGTAGGCGCAGCCGGGCAGGGCGAGCATCAGCAGCGCGGCGGCCCGGGCCCGCCGCAGCCCGATCTCGCCGTCGCCGTAGCGGGTGACGTGCCGCTGCCGGTCGTGGTTGGACAGCACCCAGGTGGTCGGGGCGCCGACGACCGTCGACTCGGCCAGCGCCGTGTCGATCACTTTGCGGAACGAGTCGGCCGACCAGGTGGCGTCGAGGAAGTCGAAACTGAAAGCCTGGTGCAGTTCGTCCGGGCCGATGTAGCGGGCCAGCCGCTGCGGCGTCTCGGCCCACGCCTCGGCGACGGCCATCCGGCCGCCCGGGTAGCTGTCCAGGATGGGCCGCCAGGCGCGGTAGATGTCGTGCACCTCGTCCTGGTCGAAGTAGGGTAGGCGGCCCTTGCCGAGCAGCTCGGACTGGCGTCGGCCGGTGGTCATCGAGTTGAAACCGACGTCCGGCAGCCCGTCGGCCTTGATCATGCCGTGGGCCACGTCGATCCGGAATCCGTCGACCCCACGGTCCAGCCAGAAGCGGAGGATGTCCTCGAACTCGGTGCGTACCTCGGGGTGCCGCCAGTTGAGGTCGGGTTGGGCGGGGTCGAACAGGTGCAGATACCACTGGCCGTCGGGGACCCGGGTCCAGGCCGGGCCGCCGAAGATGCTCTCCCAGTCGTTGGGGGGCTGCGCACCACCGTCGCCCTTGCCGTCGGCGAAGAGGTAGCGCGCTCGTTCCGGTGAGCCGGGGGCGGCGGCCAGCGCCGCCGTGAACCAGGGGTGCTGGTCGGAGGTGTGGTTGGGCACGATGTCGACGATGATCCGCAGGCCGAGCGCGTGGGCGTCGGTGATCATCGCTTCGAAGTCGGCGAGGTTGCCGAACATCGGGTCGACGTCGCGGTAGTCGGCGACGTCGTAGCCGCCGTCGACCATGGGTGAGGTGTAGAAGGGGGTCAGCCAGAGCGCGTCCACCCCCAGCTCGCGCAGGTAGGGCAGGCGTTCGCGGATGCCCTGGAGGTCACCGATGCCGTCGCCGTCGGAGTCGGCGAAGCTGCGGACGTAGACCTGGTAGACGACGGCGGATCGCCACCAGTCGGCGTCGGAGGTCAGCGGCGAGGGGGTGCTGACGGTCATCGGGTGTTCCCCGTTCTGTGGCGCGGGACGGCGGCCACCCGGCGTTGGGTGAGGTGGGGACGCACGGGTGTCTGAGAAGAATGCCGCGCCGACTCTGCAAGAGTCAAGCAAATCTTGCGCAAGAAGGCCGGTGATGCTCCTGCTGCGGGCTACGTCACGCCGGCCGGGCCGGTCAGGCCGGAACCGCGAACGCGGGCGGCGCCGGCCGCTGCCGGCCCGGGCCGCTCGGCGTGGCATCCTGCCGGGCCACGGCGGTGGACCCACGCACCACCAGCTCCGGCCGGAACAGGTACTCCGAGTGCGGGGCGCCGTGTCCGTTGATTTCGTCGACCAGTGCCCGTACCGCGGCGACCGCCATCGCGGCCACCGGCTGCCGCATGGTGGTCAGCGGCGGATCGGTGAAGGCCATCAGCGGCGAGTCGTCGTAGCCGACCACCGAGAGTTCCTCCGGCACGGACATGCCCCGCTGCCGGGCGGCCCTTATGGCACCGAGCGCCATCAGGTCGGAGCCGCAGACGATGCCGGTGGCGCCGCGCTCGATCAACCGGCCGGCCGCCGCCTCCCCGCCCTCGACGCCGAACAACGACAGCTCGGTCAGCTCGGCCAGCTCGTCGTCGTCGACACCGGCGAGGCGTTCCATCGCCGCCTTGTAGCCGCCGACCTTGCGCTGGACCGGCACGAACCGGTCCGGCCCGGTGATCAGGCCGATCCGCCGGTGGCCCAGCGCCACCAGGTGGGCCACGGCCAGCTCGGCGGCCTCCCGGTCGTCACAGGAGACGAAGGGCGCCGGGATGCCAGGCGCGTAGCCGTTGATCATCACGATCGGCAGCGGACGGGCGAGCAGGGTCCGGTACCGGTCGTGGTCGGCGGCGGTGTCGGCGTGCAGGCCGGAGACGAAGACGATCCCGGAGACCTGCCGGTCCAGCAGCATCTCGACGTACTCGTCCTCGCGTACCCCGCCGGGGGTCTGGGTGCACAGCACCGGGGTGTAGCCGGTGGGGGCCAGGGCCGACTCGATGATCTGGGCGAACGCGGGGAAGATCGGATTGTCCAGCTCCGGGACCACCAGGCCGACGAGTCCGGCGCTGCGCTTGCGCAGCCGGGCGGGGCGCTCGTACCCGAGCACGTCGAGGGCGGTCAGGACGGCCTGCCGAGTCTCGGGTGCCACGCCGGGGCGGTCGTTGAGCACCCGCGACACCGTGGCCTCGCTGACGTCGGCCTGCTGGGCGATGTCGGACAGGCGAGCGCGCATGGCGGCACTGTAGCTCACCGCCAAGTTCTTGCGCATTAGCCAGCAAGAACTTGCAGGATCGAGCAGCGGGCTTCGGGAGCGTGCCCACGAACCCGGTTCAGGCCGGCCGTGAGGGGCACGATGGGTGGGGGGACGGTGTGCGCTAGGTGACCGCCGTTGGGAGTTCGGTCACCGCAGATGGGCACAAAATGCCCAGAGAGCGACACTTGTCGGCCGGTGAAGTTGCGGATGGGGCACGGTTGTTGCAGGGGTGTTCGCAAGGGGTTTCTAGTTACGAAAGTTCTTGCTACTGTCCCCGCCGTTACCCGGCAGGCAATCTAGGAGCGAACATGCGCCGCACAGCCAGGGGAATCGCCGTACTCGCCGCTGCCACTCTCGCCCTTTCCGTCGCCGCATGCGGCGGGGAGGACGACAAGGCGGCCGGGGAGCAGCCGGCGGTCGACCCCGCTTCCCTCACCGCAGAACTGACCTGGTGGGACACCTCGGATCCGAAGAACGAGGGCCCGGCGTTCCAGGAGCTGATCGCCAAGTTCAACCAGACCTACCCGAACGTGAAGATCAACTACCAGTCGGTCCCGTTCGGTGAGGCGCAGAACAAGTTCAAGACCGCCGCCCAGGCCAAGACCGGCGCCCCGGACATCCTGCGGGCCGAGGTCGCCTGGGTGCCCGAGTTCGCTTCGCTGGGCTACCTGTACGCGCTGGACGGCTCCGAGCTGCTCGCCGACGAGTCCGACTTCCTGGAGACCCCGCTCGCCTCCAACAAGTTCGACGGCAAGACCTACGGCGTTCCCCAGGTCACCGACAGCCTGGCGCTGATGTACAACAAGGAGCTGCTGAGCGAGGCCGGCATCAGTGCGCCCCCGAAGACCTGGGCCGAGCTGAAGACCGCGGCGCAGACCATCAAGGAGAAGACCGACGCCGAGGGTGTCTACATCAACCCGGCCGGCTACTTCCTGCTGCCCTTCATGTACGGCGAGGGCGGCGACCTGGTCGACACCGCGAACAAGAAGATCGTCATCAACTCGGAGCAGAACGCGGCCGGACTGGCGATCGCCAAGGACCTCATCGACAGCGGTGCGGCCGCCAAGCCGTCCGCCAACGACGCCTACGGCACCATGATGACCCTCTTCAAGGAGAAGAAGGTCGCCATGATCATCAACGGCCCGTGGGAGGTCAACAACGTCCAGCAGGCGCCGGGCTTCGGCGGCCTGGAGAACCTGGGCATCGCACCGGTACCGGGCGGCTCGGTCAAGGCCGGTGGCCCGGTCGGCGGCCACAACTACGTGATCTGGTCGGGCATGCCGCAGGAGAAGGTCGACGCCGCCGTCGCGTTCGTCAAGTTCATGAGCTCTGCCGAGTCGCAGGCGTTCCTCTCGGAGAAGCTGGGCCTGCTGCCGACCCGTACCTCGGCGTACGACCTCGACGCGGTCAAGGACAACGCGACCGTGGCCGCGTTCCAGCCGGTCGTGGAGGCCGGGGTGGGCCGTCCCTGGATTCCCGAGGCCGGTCAGTTCTTCGGCCCGCTCGACCAGATGGCCACCGAGGTTCTGATCCAGAACAAGGACCCGAAGGCCGCGTTGGACACCGTCGCCGACAAGTACAAGGCCGAGGTCGTCCCCTCCTACGAGAAGTGATCTCACCGCCGGCTCCCCGCCGGTGACCACTCGGCACCCGGCAGGGTCGCGTGACCGTCCCCGGTCGCGTGGCCCTGCCGGACCTCCCCTCATGGAGCGCAGCTGATGACCACCGTGACAGCCGATCCGGCGCCTCCCGCGGCGCCGTCCGGCCGATCCGCTCGTCCCTCCCGGCTGCGCCGCAGCTGGGAGAAGCACTGGTACGCCTGGGCGATGGTGCTGCCCGTCGTCATCGTCCTGGCGGTTCTGATCTTCTACCCGCTGTTCCGCGGGATCTGGCTGTCCTTCACCAACCTGAACGAGGCCAATCAGGTCGCCGAGATCTGCACCAAGTCGATCACCGGAAGCGAGGTCTGCGCCGACAACCCGAACAAGTGGGAGTTCGTCGGGCTGGACAACTACGTCCGGGTGCTCACCGGCGAGGTGGGCGAGTTCTGGCAGTGGACCGGCACCACGCTGATCTGGACCTTCGTCTGCGTGGCCTTCCATTTCGGTCTCGGCCTCGGCCTGGCCACCATGCTCAACCGCCCGATGCGGTTCCGTGGTCTCTACCGGGTGCTGCTCGTGCTGCCCTGGGCGGTGCCGGCCTTCGTCAGCGCGTTCGCCTGGAAGTTCATCTTCAACGAGCGTTTCGGCCTGGCCAACGCCCTGCTCTCCGCGGTCGGCATCGACCCGGTTTCCTGGTTCGCCGACCGGTGGACGGCGCTGCTCACCGCCATCGTCACAAACATCTGGCTCGGCGTGCCGTTCATGATGGTGGCGCTGCTCGGCGGCATGCAGACCATCCCGTCGGAGCTGTATGAGGCGGCCGAGATCGACGGTGCCTCCGCCTGGCAGCGGTTCAAGAACATCACCCTGCCCGGCCTGCGGCCGGTCAGCATGACCGTGATCCTGCTCGGCACCATCTGGACGTTCAACATGTTCCCGATCATCTTCCTGGTGACCGAGGGACAGCCGGCCGGGCAGAGCGAGATCCTGGTGACCGGCGCCTACCGGGCCGCCTTCGAGGGCATCCGTAACTACTCGCTGGCCTCGACCTACGGCGTACTGATCCTGTCCATCCTGCTGGTGTTCTCGGTGTTCTACCGGCGGGCGCTGCGCAAGCAAGGCGAGGTGTGGTGATGAGTCGGGTGAGACGGCCCGGACGCGGCGGGCGCAGCCCGGCCCGTTCCGTCCTGCTGCACGGCGCCCTGGTCCTGGCCTCGTTGATCGCGATCGGCCCGATAGTCTGGGTGCTGCTCTCCTCGCTGAAGCCCGGGTACGCGATCCAGAGCAGCGAGCTGACTCTCTTCCGGGACACCACCCTGGCCAACTACAGCTACGTGTTGACCGAGACGAACTTTCCCAGATGGTTCCTGAACTCGGTGGTCGTCGCGGCCTTCACCATGGGCATCGGCATCTTCCTGTCGGCCACCACCGGGTACGCCGTGTCCCGGTTCAACTTCCCGGGCCGTCGGCCGCTGATGATGGTCTTCCTGGTCACCCAGATGTTTCCGGTGGCCATCCTGATCGTGCCGATTTACACGATCATGGCCCGGTTGGGGCTGATCAACACGATGCCCGCGCTGATCATCGCGTACCTGACCATCGCGGTGCCGTTCTGCGCCTGGATGTTGAAGGGCTACTTCGACTCCATCCCGACCTCGCTGGACGAGGCGGCGGCGCTGGACGGGTGCGGCCCGTTCGCCACGTTCTGGCGGGTGGTGCTGCCACTGGCCCGTCCGGCCGTGGCGGTCACCGCGTTCTACACCTTCCTCACCGCGTGGGGTGAGGTGGCGTACGCGTCGGCGTTCATCCAGACCGACAACAAGTTCACCCTCGCGTACGGGCTCCAGCAGTTCGTGCCGCAGTTCAATCCGCAGTGGGAGTACCTGACCGCCGCGGCCGTGCTGGTCACCCTGCCGGCCGGACTGGTCTTCTTCTTCGCCCAGAAGCACCTGGTCTCCGGCCTGACCGCCGGCGGCACGAAGGGCTGATCGGTTGGAGTGCGGGTGGGCGCAGTCAGCTGCGCCCACCCGGCGCCGACGCTGGTGGTCAGCGCCGCCGGCCGAACAGGACGCGCACGCCGGAGAGGTAGGTCGCCACGTCCGGGCCGCCGGTGATGATGCGTTGCAGGAACCAGCCCGGCAACAGGCCGAACAGGGCCGCGGCCACGGCCGCCGGGTCGGCGTCGGCGGGTAGCTCGCCAGCTTCCTGGGCCCTTGCGACCAGCACCTCGAAGTAACCGCGAAGTTTGGTGTACCTGGTCGCCGCGAACTCACCAAGCGCCGGGTCCCGTTGGGCCTCGCCCCACACCTGGATCGCGATCCGCAGCACTCCGTCGTCGCCGGCCTGGTCCGCCATGTATGCCAGCGCGTACTCCAGCGCCTTGTCCAGCGGCAGCGGCGGATCCTGCCGGGCCAACTCGTCGAGGACCTGTTCGGCACCGCCGATGGTCTCCTCGGCGATGGCGCTGATCAGGGACGCCTTGCTCGGGAAGTAGCGGTAGACCGCGCCGACCGAGAGCCCTGCCTCGGCGATCACGTCCTGCATCGTCGTGCGGTGGAAGCCCTCACGCAGGAAGCAGCGGCGAGCCGCGTCGACGATCTGGCGGCGGCGGGCGGCGAGGTGTTCCTCCGAGACACGTGGCACGGGTTACATCTTAGAACGAGCGTTCGTTCTTGACAGGAATCGATGACCGGGAGGAGCCTGGATCCTATAAAGAACGAGCATTCGTTTTGGGAGAGTGAAACGATGTCGACCAGGAACCGGTCACCCCTGCTGCTCGCCGTCCTCGTCGCCGCCCTCGCGGTCACCGGGCAGGCGCTGCTCGTACCCCTGTTCGCGGCTCCGGCGACGAACCTGGCCCCGCGCGACCTGCCGGTCGCCGTCGCCGGCCCGGCACCCGCCGTGGCCGAGACGGCCGGGCGGCTCGCCGCCGCGCGTCCCGGCGCCTTCGCGGTGACCACGCTGCCCGACGCGGAAGCGGCAGACCGGGCGTTGCGCGACCGGGAGGTCTACGGCGCGTTCGTGCTCGGGGCC
Proteins encoded in this region:
- a CDS encoding glycoside hydrolase family 13 protein encodes the protein MTVSTPSPLTSDADWWRSAVVYQVYVRSFADSDGDGIGDLQGIRERLPYLRELGVDALWLTPFYTSPMVDGGYDVADYRDVDPMFGNLADFEAMITDAHALGLRIIVDIVPNHTSDQHPWFTAALAAAPGSPERARYLFADGKGDGGAQPPNDWESIFGGPAWTRVPDGQWYLHLFDPAQPDLNWRHPEVRTEFEDILRFWLDRGVDGFRIDVAHGMIKADGLPDVGFNSMTTGRRQSELLGKGRLPYFDQDEVHDIYRAWRPILDSYPGGRMAVAEAWAETPQRLARYIGPDELHQAFSFDFLDATWSADSFRKVIDTALAESTVVGAPTTWVLSNHDRQRHVTRYGDGEIGLRRARAAALLMLALPGCAYLYQGEELGLPEVLDLPDELRQDPAFLRTGESRDGCRVPIPWSGELAPYGFGPAGSELSWLPAPTTWRALSVAAQTGDPTATLELYRAALRIRHTHPALAGLDGITWLETGPGLLAFQRRAGDTALTCVVNISDAAAVIDGYGTPLVASATLTERDGGHLLPVDAAVWFERRSNG
- a CDS encoding LacI family DNA-binding transcriptional regulator, giving the protein MRARLSDIAQQADVSEATVSRVLNDRPGVAPETRQAVLTALDVLGYERPARLRKRSAGLVGLVVPELDNPIFPAFAQIIESALAPTGYTPVLCTQTPGGVREDEYVEMLLDRQVSGIVFVSGLHADTAADHDRYRTLLARPLPIVMINGYAPGIPAPFVSCDDREAAELAVAHLVALGHRRIGLITGPDRFVPVQRKVGGYKAAMERLAGVDDDELAELTELSLFGVEGGEAAAGRLIERGATGIVCGSDLMALGAIRAARQRGMSVPEELSVVGYDDSPLMAFTDPPLTTMRQPVAAMAVAAVRALVDEINGHGAPHSEYLFRPELVVRGSTAVARQDATPSGPGRQRPAPPAFAVPA
- a CDS encoding extracellular solute-binding protein, with translation MRRTARGIAVLAAATLALSVAACGGEDDKAAGEQPAVDPASLTAELTWWDTSDPKNEGPAFQELIAKFNQTYPNVKINYQSVPFGEAQNKFKTAAQAKTGAPDILRAEVAWVPEFASLGYLYALDGSELLADESDFLETPLASNKFDGKTYGVPQVTDSLALMYNKELLSEAGISAPPKTWAELKTAAQTIKEKTDAEGVYINPAGYFLLPFMYGEGGDLVDTANKKIVINSEQNAAGLAIAKDLIDSGAAAKPSANDAYGTMMTLFKEKKVAMIINGPWEVNNVQQAPGFGGLENLGIAPVPGGSVKAGGPVGGHNYVIWSGMPQEKVDAAVAFVKFMSSAESQAFLSEKLGLLPTRTSAYDLDAVKDNATVAAFQPVVEAGVGRPWIPEAGQFFGPLDQMATEVLIQNKDPKAALDTVADKYKAEVVPSYEK
- a CDS encoding sugar ABC transporter permease — its product is MTTVTADPAPPAAPSGRSARPSRLRRSWEKHWYAWAMVLPVVIVLAVLIFYPLFRGIWLSFTNLNEANQVAEICTKSITGSEVCADNPNKWEFVGLDNYVRVLTGEVGEFWQWTGTTLIWTFVCVAFHFGLGLGLATMLNRPMRFRGLYRVLLVLPWAVPAFVSAFAWKFIFNERFGLANALLSAVGIDPVSWFADRWTALLTAIVTNIWLGVPFMMVALLGGMQTIPSELYEAAEIDGASAWQRFKNITLPGLRPVSMTVILLGTIWTFNMFPIIFLVTEGQPAGQSEILVTGAYRAAFEGIRNYSLASTYGVLILSILLVFSVFYRRALRKQGEVW
- a CDS encoding sugar ABC transporter permease, with amino-acid sequence MSRVRRPGRGGRSPARSVLLHGALVLASLIAIGPIVWVLLSSLKPGYAIQSSELTLFRDTTLANYSYVLTETNFPRWFLNSVVVAAFTMGIGIFLSATTGYAVSRFNFPGRRPLMMVFLVTQMFPVAILIVPIYTIMARLGLINTMPALIIAYLTIAVPFCAWMLKGYFDSIPTSLDEAAALDGCGPFATFWRVVLPLARPAVAVTAFYTFLTAWGEVAYASAFIQTDNKFTLAYGLQQFVPQFNPQWEYLTAAAVLVTLPAGLVFFFAQKHLVSGLTAGGTKG
- a CDS encoding TetR/AcrR family transcriptional regulator: MPRVSEEHLAARRRQIVDAARRCFLREGFHRTTMQDVIAEAGLSVGAVYRYFPSKASLISAIAEETIGGAEQVLDELARQDPPLPLDKALEYALAYMADQAGDDGVLRIAIQVWGEAQRDPALGEFAATRYTKLRGYFEVLVARAQEAGELPADADPAAVAAALFGLLPGWFLQRIITGGPDVATYLSGVRVLFGRRR